A genomic region of Micromonospora sp. NBC_01796 contains the following coding sequences:
- the eccCb gene encoding type VII secretion protein EccCb: protein MGRRLALLIANDRYIDESLSDLYAPRDEARDLSSLLSDADVGAFDHTVLLENESKSAVERAIESMLRTAGPEDLFLLYFSGHGIRSNKRGRLYLAVANTELDALSSTAISASFVRELLDESDAASSVILLDCCYSGAFDGQGLKSTDDLPIDGELSAGYGRYVITATNSVERADDGRPATEITPRLRSAFTETIIQGLGTGAADITGIGRITPEDLWRYVRMELPRRAPNQSPCQFGRASDEVHIALSRDGHHRQRRHRDQREIRLGDLLGPLEPSDDVRLCATEWRRRGLLKVPIGQAQRIDQPAGEPVWLDLAATEGHLLLVGRAGTGKTTLLRTIIGGLALTHTDHEVAFYCLESGGNWLGPMRRLPHVRAVVGDDEVGEVGKLLDHLEQDVLRRKQLFREHELESPTSLRAKRAMLDSGPYPDVFLVVDRWQDFATLIHDFAPRVIDLANKGLGYGMHVVVLDRSWRTIPEELRELPQSRIETRLTQPHESLVNPDHAGRLPNLPGWAIHGRQTFRIALPDLTPSEVDVDTEPVDGAPDGAVLLVSTIAEAWQPPGPSGDRTPGGTIDGLPPWGENGGVPRGVVVPQTDPGDPTSAVETAETPGTVAPPSEVLTVLGVPNYAALLEFTGAGTPSGADYLRVPIGLDEHGGPVQLDIKEAAQGGDGPHGLLVGATGSGKSELLRTLVTALAMRHTPDQLNFLLIDYKGGNTFRPLGQLPHTAAVIANLADDLSLVERAAEALQSELRRRQEVLREAGNVGGRWEYERARQTNPKLPPMPTLLVICEEFAELLAARPDFVDVFILIGRIGRSLGVHLLLASQRIEEGRLRGLESHLSYRIGLRTFSASESRAVLGVADAYELPTAPGHGYLRVGQDLTRFHAGYVSGPYLAHVSPPLAGDRELGDSTVLDVVISRLRGSGTPARPIWLPPLDEPPGLDRLMNLVEDPELGLRAAERHLLTVPVGIVDLPLEQRQDRLLLDFAAPTSNLAVVGAPRSGKSTLVASVIAALALTHTPREVQFYCLDFGGGSLANLASLPHLSGLATRREPDAVRRTVAEVENIVDEREALFGRLGIDSIGAYRDRRASGEFPEDPFGDLFLVADGWSALRQDYEELEEAIFTLAARGPGVGVHVILTAVRWTEIRPALRDLLGIRLELRLSDPTESEVDRRVARNVPGHRPGRGLTADKRHFVAAAPRIGEGGPTHREQAEATTALARRIRECWPGQPAPSVRLLPRTLTADDLARVVDPDRPGLPIGVNEAALAPVYLEPSIDPHLLVFGDAECGKSNLLRHIARTIVARHTPAEARIVIADYRRSLLRAIEGEHLIGYAASHQAFSEILGQVRSVMQERLPGADITPAQLRDRTWWRGPELYLLVDDYDLVATGGGNPLAALIDLLPQARDLGLHLILARRVAGVARAQYEPVLQRLRELDTPGLLMSGNREEGAVLGSIRPTPLPPGRGTLVRRRDGVQVVQTALAEP from the coding sequence ATGGGACGCCGCCTCGCCCTGCTGATCGCCAACGACCGGTACATCGACGAGTCGCTGTCGGACCTGTACGCGCCGCGCGACGAGGCCCGCGATCTGTCCAGCCTGCTGTCGGACGCCGACGTCGGCGCGTTCGACCACACCGTACTGCTGGAGAACGAGTCCAAGAGCGCGGTCGAGCGGGCGATCGAGTCGATGCTGCGTACCGCCGGGCCCGAGGACCTGTTCCTGCTCTACTTCTCCGGTCACGGGATCCGCAGCAACAAACGCGGCCGGCTCTACCTGGCGGTGGCCAACACCGAACTCGACGCCCTGTCGTCCACCGCCATCTCCGCCTCCTTCGTCCGCGAACTCCTCGACGAGTCCGACGCCGCCAGCTCGGTCATCCTGCTCGACTGCTGCTACAGCGGCGCCTTCGACGGCCAGGGCCTCAAGTCCACCGACGACCTCCCGATCGACGGTGAACTGAGCGCCGGCTACGGGCGTTACGTCATCACCGCCACCAACTCCGTCGAGCGGGCCGACGACGGCCGCCCGGCCACCGAGATCACCCCACGGCTGCGGTCCGCGTTCACCGAGACGATCATCCAGGGGCTGGGAACCGGCGCCGCCGACATCACCGGGATCGGCCGGATCACCCCCGAAGACCTCTGGCGGTACGTGCGGATGGAGCTGCCCCGGCGGGCGCCCAACCAGTCACCGTGCCAGTTCGGCCGGGCCAGCGACGAGGTCCACATCGCCCTGTCCCGGGACGGGCACCACCGCCAGCGCCGTCACCGCGACCAGCGGGAGATCCGCCTCGGTGACCTGCTCGGTCCGCTCGAACCCAGCGACGACGTACGCCTCTGCGCCACCGAATGGCGCCGGCGCGGGCTGCTCAAGGTGCCGATCGGGCAGGCGCAGCGGATCGACCAACCGGCCGGCGAACCAGTCTGGCTCGACCTCGCCGCCACCGAGGGGCACCTGCTGCTCGTCGGGCGCGCCGGCACCGGCAAGACCACCCTGCTGCGCACCATCATCGGCGGGCTCGCCCTCACCCACACCGACCACGAGGTGGCGTTCTACTGCCTCGAATCCGGCGGCAACTGGCTCGGCCCGATGCGCCGGCTGCCACACGTACGGGCGGTGGTCGGTGACGACGAGGTGGGCGAGGTCGGCAAACTGCTCGACCACCTCGAACAGGACGTGCTGCGGCGCAAGCAACTGTTCCGCGAACACGAGCTGGAATCACCGACCAGCCTGCGCGCCAAGCGGGCCATGCTGGACTCCGGACCGTACCCGGACGTTTTTCTCGTGGTCGACCGCTGGCAGGACTTCGCCACGCTGATCCACGACTTCGCCCCGAGGGTCATCGACCTCGCCAACAAGGGCCTCGGGTACGGCATGCACGTCGTCGTACTCGACCGGAGCTGGCGGACCATCCCCGAGGAACTGCGCGAACTGCCCCAGTCGCGGATCGAGACCCGGCTGACCCAACCGCACGAGTCGCTGGTCAACCCGGACCACGCCGGCCGGCTGCCGAACCTCCCCGGCTGGGCAATCCACGGCCGGCAGACCTTCCGCATCGCCCTGCCCGACCTGACCCCGAGCGAGGTCGACGTCGACACCGAACCGGTGGACGGCGCACCCGACGGCGCGGTCCTGCTGGTCTCGACGATCGCCGAGGCGTGGCAGCCACCGGGGCCGTCCGGCGACCGAACGCCGGGAGGGACCATCGACGGACTACCCCCGTGGGGAGAGAACGGCGGCGTACCACGCGGGGTGGTGGTGCCGCAGACCGATCCGGGTGACCCGACGAGCGCGGTGGAAACGGCGGAGACGCCGGGAACGGTCGCGCCACCCAGCGAGGTCCTGACCGTGCTCGGCGTGCCGAACTACGCCGCGCTGCTGGAGTTCACCGGCGCCGGGACCCCGAGCGGCGCCGACTACCTGCGGGTGCCGATCGGGCTCGACGAGCACGGGGGGCCCGTACAGCTCGACATCAAGGAGGCCGCGCAGGGCGGTGACGGGCCGCACGGCCTGCTCGTCGGCGCGACCGGGTCCGGCAAGAGCGAACTGCTCCGTACGCTGGTCACGGCGTTGGCGATGCGGCACACGCCGGACCAGCTGAACTTCCTCCTGATCGACTACAAGGGCGGGAACACCTTCAGACCACTGGGCCAGCTCCCGCACACCGCCGCGGTCATCGCCAACCTCGCCGACGACCTGTCGCTGGTCGAGCGGGCGGCCGAGGCGTTGCAGAGCGAGCTTCGGCGCCGGCAGGAGGTGCTGCGCGAAGCCGGCAACGTGGGCGGCCGGTGGGAGTACGAACGGGCCCGGCAGACCAACCCGAAGCTGCCTCCGATGCCCACCCTGCTGGTGATCTGCGAGGAGTTCGCCGAACTGCTCGCCGCCAGGCCGGACTTCGTCGACGTGTTCATCCTGATCGGACGGATCGGACGCAGCCTCGGCGTACATCTGCTCCTGGCCAGCCAGCGGATCGAGGAGGGCCGGCTGCGGGGCCTGGAAAGCCACCTGTCGTACCGGATCGGGTTGCGCACCTTCTCCGCCTCGGAGTCCCGGGCGGTCCTCGGGGTGGCCGACGCGTACGAACTGCCCACCGCCCCCGGTCACGGCTACCTCAGGGTCGGCCAGGACCTGACCCGCTTCCACGCCGGGTACGTCTCCGGCCCGTACCTCGCCCACGTATCGCCGCCGCTGGCCGGTGACCGCGAACTGGGCGACAGCACCGTCCTCGACGTGGTGATCTCGCGGCTGCGCGGCTCCGGAACACCCGCCCGCCCGATCTGGCTGCCGCCGCTCGACGAACCGCCCGGCCTCGACAGGCTGATGAACCTGGTCGAAGACCCGGAACTCGGCCTGCGCGCGGCCGAACGTCACCTGCTGACCGTGCCGGTGGGCATCGTCGACCTGCCCTTGGAGCAGCGCCAGGACCGGCTCCTGCTCGACTTCGCCGCCCCGACCAGCAACCTCGCCGTCGTCGGTGCGCCCCGCAGTGGCAAGAGCACCCTGGTCGCCTCGGTCATCGCCGCGCTCGCGCTCACCCACACCCCACGCGAGGTGCAGTTCTACTGCCTCGACTTCGGTGGCGGGTCGCTGGCGAACCTGGCGAGCCTGCCGCACCTGTCCGGGCTCGCCACCCGCCGCGAACCCGATGCCGTACGCCGTACCGTCGCCGAGGTCGAGAACATCGTCGACGAGCGCGAGGCGCTGTTCGGCCGGCTGGGCATCGACTCGATCGGTGCGTACCGGGACCGGCGGGCGTCCGGTGAGTTTCCCGAGGACCCGTTCGGGGACCTGTTCCTGGTGGCGGACGGTTGGAGCGCCCTGCGCCAGGACTACGAGGAGCTTGAGGAGGCGATCTTCACCCTCGCCGCCCGGGGACCGGGAGTCGGGGTGCACGTCATCCTCACCGCCGTCCGGTGGACGGAGATCCGACCGGCCCTGCGCGACCTGCTCGGCATCCGGCTGGAGCTGCGGCTCTCCGACCCGACCGAGTCGGAGGTCGATCGCCGGGTGGCGCGCAACGTGCCGGGTCACCGGCCCGGCCGGGGTCTGACCGCCGACAAGCGGCACTTCGTCGCCGCCGCACCCCGGATCGGCGAGGGCGGACCGACGCACCGGGAACAGGCCGAGGCGACCACCGCCCTGGCCCGCCGGATCCGCGAGTGCTGGCCCGGACAACCCGCGCCGAGCGTACGGCTGCTTCCCCGTACGCTCACCGCCGACGACCTGGCCAGGGTGGTCGACCCGGACCGGCCGGGGCTGCCGATCGGGGTGAACGAGGCCGCCCTCGCCCCGGTGTACCTCGAACCCTCGATCGACCCGCACCTGCTGGTCTTCGGCGACGCCGAGTGCGGCAAGTCGAACCTGCTGCGGCACATCGCCCGGACCATCGTGGCCCGGCACACCCCGGCCGAGGCGCGGATCGTCATCGCCGACTACCGGCGCAGCCTGCTCCGGGCGATCGAGGGTGAACACCTCATCGGCTACGCCGCGTCCCACCAGGCATTCAGCGAGATACTGGGCCAGGTCCGCTCGGTGATGCAGGAGCGGCTCCCGGGAGCCGACATCACCCCGGCCCAGCTCCGGGACCGGACCTGGTGGCGGGGACCGGAGCTGTACCTGCTGGTGGACGACTACGACCTGGTCGCGACCGGTGGCGGCAACCCGCTGGCGGCCCTGATCGACCTGCTGCCGCAGGCCCGCGACCTCGGCCTGCACCTGATCCTGGCCCGCCGGGTCGCCGGGGTGGCACGGGCCCAGTACGAGCCGGTCCTGCAACGCCTGCGCGAACTGGACACTCCGGGGCTGCTGATGTCCGGCAACCGCGAGGAGGGTGCGGTGCTCGGCTCGATCCGCCCCACCCCGCTGCCACCGGGCCGGGGCACGCTGGTCCGGCGCCGGGACGGCGTACAGGTCGTGCAGACCGCACTCGCCGAACCCTGA
- a CDS encoding lectin — translation MGISRRSVLASALVGAGLGGSAYLAGPASAASGPGDVVGKITVGYQGWFACAGDGAPINGWWHWSENWSQSPSPSNNVIKGWPDMREYTNVYRTAYPNFGNGQPATLFSSYDQQTVDTHFTWMQQYGCDTAALQRFNPNSSEGPTRDAMAARVRSAAERTGRKFYIMYDVTNWTNMQSEIKADWTGKMSVHTGSSAYARQNGKPVVCVWGFGFNDPGRPFGAAACLDVVNWFKAQGCYVIGGVPTHWRSGNEDSRPGFGDVYRAFHMLSPWMVGRIGNTADSDRFYANVNQADQADCDANGIDYQPCVLPGDLTEGQRAHGDFMWRQFYNMVRLGAQGIYISMFDEYGEGNHIAKNAENASMVPVGITMPSLDEDGTVCSSDYYLRLTADGGRMLKKQLALTATRPTPPVVGGPVVGTGISLRSRANNLFVSAGTGGDSALIANASGAGAAEQFDRVDLGDGGIALRCRANGKLVTAEDAGDGPLVANRTAAGPWESFTLVQNPNGTVSLLARINSSYVCAEGGGSSALVANRTAIGPWEQFDLITA, via the coding sequence ATGGGCATCTCACGACGGTCGGTCCTCGCCTCCGCGCTGGTGGGAGCCGGCCTCGGAGGTTCGGCGTACCTGGCCGGACCGGCGTCGGCGGCCAGCGGACCGGGCGATGTCGTCGGAAAGATCACCGTCGGCTACCAGGGCTGGTTCGCGTGCGCCGGCGACGGGGCGCCGATCAACGGCTGGTGGCACTGGAGCGAGAACTGGTCCCAGTCCCCGTCACCGAGCAACAACGTGATCAAGGGCTGGCCGGACATGCGCGAGTACACGAACGTGTACCGGACCGCGTACCCGAACTTCGGCAACGGGCAGCCGGCGACCCTGTTCTCCTCGTACGACCAGCAGACCGTCGACACCCACTTCACGTGGATGCAGCAGTACGGCTGCGACACCGCGGCCCTGCAACGCTTCAACCCGAACAGCTCCGAGGGGCCGACCCGCGACGCCATGGCGGCCAGGGTCCGCAGCGCGGCGGAACGCACCGGGCGCAAGTTCTACATCATGTACGACGTCACGAACTGGACGAACATGCAGTCGGAGATCAAGGCCGACTGGACCGGCAAGATGTCCGTCCACACCGGATCGTCGGCGTACGCCCGGCAGAACGGCAAGCCCGTCGTCTGCGTCTGGGGCTTCGGCTTCAACGACCCCGGCCGCCCGTTCGGCGCGGCGGCCTGCCTCGACGTGGTCAACTGGTTCAAGGCCCAGGGCTGCTACGTCATCGGGGGTGTGCCGACGCACTGGCGGTCCGGTAACGAGGACTCCCGGCCCGGCTTCGGTGACGTCTACCGCGCCTTCCACATGCTCTCCCCGTGGATGGTCGGGCGGATCGGCAACACCGCCGACTCGGACCGGTTCTACGCCAACGTCAACCAGGCCGACCAGGCCGACTGTGACGCGAACGGGATCGACTACCAGCCGTGCGTACTTCCCGGCGACCTGACCGAGGGCCAGCGGGCGCACGGCGACTTCATGTGGCGGCAGTTCTACAACATGGTCCGGCTCGGCGCCCAGGGCATCTACATCTCCATGTTCGACGAGTACGGCGAGGGCAACCACATCGCCAAGAACGCCGAGAACGCCTCGATGGTGCCGGTCGGGATCACCATGCCCTCGCTCGACGAGGACGGGACCGTGTGCTCCTCCGACTACTACCTGCGGCTCACCGCCGACGGGGGCCGGATGCTCAAGAAGCAGTTGGCGCTGACCGCCACCCGTCCGACCCCGCCGGTGGTCGGTGGCCCGGTCGTCGGGACCGGGATCAGCCTGCGCTCGCGGGCCAACAACCTCTTCGTCTCGGCCGGCACCGGTGGCGACTCCGCCCTGATCGCGAACGCGTCCGGTGCGGGTGCCGCCGAACAGTTCGACCGGGTGGACCTCGGCGACGGCGGGATCGCCCTGCGGTGTCGGGCCAACGGGAAACTGGTCACCGCCGAGGACGCGGGTGACGGCCCGCTGGTCGCGAACCGTACGGCGGCCGGACCGTGGGAGTCGTTCACCCTGGTGCAGAACCCGAACGGCACGGTCAGCCTGCTCGCCCGGATCAACAGCAGCTACGTCTGCGCCGAGGGTGGTGGATCGAGCGCGCTGGTCGCCAACCGGACCGCGATCGGCCCCTGGGAACAGTTCGACCTGATCACCGCCTGA
- a CDS encoding PadR family transcriptional regulator, with translation MSSPPLTEPTFLILTALAETPQHGYGVIGDVLEISDGRVKLRAGTLYAVLDRLRTEGLIEVDREEVVQSRLRRYYRLTALGARRLAEEAARLRHNANTAGSRLRRRDLLAEGGVG, from the coding sequence ATGAGTAGTCCACCACTCACGGAACCGACGTTCCTGATTCTCACCGCGCTGGCCGAGACACCCCAGCACGGATACGGCGTGATCGGGGACGTCCTGGAGATCTCCGACGGCCGGGTCAAGCTGCGCGCCGGCACCCTCTACGCCGTACTCGACCGGCTCCGGACCGAGGGCCTGATCGAGGTCGACCGCGAGGAGGTGGTGCAGTCCCGGCTGCGCCGCTACTACCGCCTCACCGCCCTGGGCGCGCGACGGCTCGCCGAGGAGGCCGCCCGCCTGCGGCACAACGCGAACACGGCCGGCAGCCGGCTGCGCCGCCGTGACCTGCTCGCCGAGGGAGGCGTCGGATGA
- a CDS encoding GNAT family N-acetyltransferase, with the protein MSVTIREFRLDSPTAEADTEAAASVLRAVLPYLVVTPRALRWQVETAPEAQHHRLLLAEADGQLLGCARTGIYYDSSEPGQAYLNIYVHPDRRGRGAGRALLAAGEAYVTGLDARTNFCWSLDDDRSIGFAERNGYRRGRSAHFQRLALDDGSLPPMPSCPPGVEVRTGASFGDDLRGIWVADNEAAMDEPDDVNIEPISYDVWLSQYWLHPEHDRELTSVVTVDGEVAAFSLAITDGDTRYMSGMAGTRRAYRRRGLAKLAKSASLHRAGAAGYTEAFTNNDSGNEPMLAINKWFGYQECATEVRWIRDLTG; encoded by the coding sequence ATGAGTGTGACGATCCGCGAGTTCCGGCTCGACAGCCCGACCGCCGAGGCCGATACCGAGGCCGCCGCGTCGGTGTTGCGCGCCGTGTTGCCGTACCTCGTGGTGACGCCACGGGCGTTGCGCTGGCAGGTGGAGACCGCGCCCGAAGCCCAGCACCACCGGCTGCTGCTGGCCGAGGCGGACGGGCAGCTCCTGGGCTGTGCGCGGACCGGGATCTACTACGACAGCAGCGAGCCCGGTCAGGCGTACCTGAACATCTACGTCCACCCGGACCGGCGCGGCCGGGGTGCCGGCCGCGCGCTGCTGGCGGCCGGTGAGGCGTACGTGACCGGGCTCGACGCCCGGACCAACTTCTGCTGGTCCCTGGACGACGACCGGTCGATCGGATTCGCCGAGCGCAACGGGTACCGGCGTGGCCGTTCGGCGCACTTCCAGCGGCTGGCGCTCGACGACGGTTCGCTGCCCCCGATGCCGTCCTGCCCGCCCGGCGTCGAGGTACGCACCGGGGCCAGCTTCGGCGACGACCTGCGGGGCATCTGGGTGGCCGACAACGAGGCGGCCATGGACGAGCCGGACGACGTGAACATCGAGCCGATCAGCTACGACGTGTGGTTGAGCCAGTACTGGTTGCACCCGGAGCACGACCGGGAACTCACCTCGGTGGTGACCGTGGACGGCGAGGTGGCCGCGTTCAGCCTCGCGATCACCGACGGCGACACCCGCTACATGTCCGGGATGGCCGGCACCCGCCGCGCCTACCGGCGGCGGGGGTTGGCGAAGCTGGCGAAGTCCGCCTCGCTGCACCGGGCCGGCGCGGCCGGCTACACCGAGGCGTTCACCAACAACGACAGCGGCAACGAACCGATGCTCGCGATCAACAAGTGGTTCGGCTACCAGGAGTGCGCGACCGAGGTGCGCTGGATCCGCGACCTGACCGGCTGA
- a CDS encoding polysaccharide pyruvyl transferase family protein produces the protein MSRGDEPTIGVIGSYGGRNLGDEAILTGILGDVRAARPEARIIVFSRNPEHTAHAHPGVEPAAWDGIRRADSAATVARLDLLILGGGGILYDSEARRYLRLVLAAQERGLPVFTYAVGAGPLTDSIDCSMVQQSLDGAVGVTVRDDESQLVLEGIGVNTPITVTADPAFLLEPEEFPVEWLRREGVRPGRRLVGMSVREPGRAASRLDVDGYHRLLAQIGDFLVRRLEANVLFVPMERDDIKHSHGVLSHMTAPDRGRILHGDYSPRQLLGLMSHFDMAVGMRLHFLIFAAMSGVPFLPLPYAGKVFDFAQRIGVPALSGLAREVEGPLLAEVDQLWDEREERAADTARRVDEVREQARLTSQLVTPLLKGL, from the coding sequence ATGTCGAGGGGTGACGAACCGACCATCGGCGTGATCGGGTCGTACGGTGGCCGCAACCTCGGCGACGAGGCGATCCTCACCGGCATCCTCGGGGACGTGCGCGCCGCCCGCCCGGAGGCGCGGATCATCGTCTTCTCCCGCAACCCCGAGCACACCGCGCACGCGCATCCGGGGGTCGAACCGGCGGCCTGGGACGGGATCCGGCGGGCCGACTCGGCGGCCACGGTCGCCCGGCTCGACCTGCTGATCCTCGGCGGCGGCGGGATCCTCTACGACAGCGAGGCCCGGCGTTACCTGCGGCTGGTCCTGGCCGCACAGGAGCGGGGCCTGCCGGTGTTCACGTACGCGGTGGGTGCGGGTCCGTTGACCGACTCGATCGACTGCTCGATGGTGCAGCAGAGCCTCGACGGAGCCGTCGGGGTGACCGTACGCGACGACGAGTCGCAGTTGGTGCTCGAGGGGATCGGGGTGAACACCCCGATCACGGTCACCGCGGACCCCGCCTTCCTGCTCGAACCGGAGGAGTTCCCGGTGGAGTGGCTGCGCCGGGAGGGCGTACGTCCAGGACGGCGGCTGGTCGGGATGAGCGTACGGGAGCCGGGGCGGGCCGCCTCCCGCCTCGACGTCGACGGTTACCACCGGCTCCTGGCCCAGATCGGCGACTTCCTGGTCCGGCGGCTGGAGGCGAACGTCCTGTTCGTCCCGATGGAGCGCGACGACATCAAGCACTCGCACGGGGTCCTGTCCCACATGACCGCACCGGACCGGGGTCGGATCCTGCACGGCGACTACTCGCCCCGGCAGCTACTGGGGCTGATGTCGCATTTCGACATGGCAGTCGGGATGCGACTGCACTTCCTGATTTTCGCCGCCATGTCCGGCGTACCGTTCCTGCCGTTGCCGTACGCGGGAAAGGTCTTCGACTTTGCCCAGCGGATCGGGGTGCCGGCGCTCAGCGGGCTGGCCCGGGAGGTCGAGGGGCCGCTGCTGGCCGAGGTCGACCAGCTCTGGGACGAGCGGGAGGAACGCGCTGCCGACACCGCCCGCCGGGTCGACGAGGTACGCGAACAGGCCCGGCTCACCAGCCAGCTCGTGACCCCGCTGCTGAAGGGCCTCTGA
- a CDS encoding TIGR03885 family FMN-dependent LLM class oxidoreductase produces the protein MTTYGFHASHEQLPPSELLRQVQAAQQAGFSRAMCSDHFAPFGPEQGESGFAWSWLGAALASTDLPFGVVNAPGQRYHPAIIAQAAATLAEMFPDRFWMAVGSGELVNEHITGERWPAKDERNARLLESVQIMRALFAGETVSHRGLVTVDRARLWTLPASPPAIFGAAVTPETARWVGSWADGLITVNRPVEQLRPVIEAYREGGGAGKPVKLQVHLCWDRDEEKALRIAHEQWRTGILGSDVAWDLAMPAEFARATAYVRPDDMREHVLISNDPARHTHWLNEYADLGFDEIYLHHVGLDQRDFLETFATHVLPDLT, from the coding sequence GTGACCACGTACGGGTTCCACGCATCGCACGAGCAGCTTCCGCCGAGCGAGTTGCTGCGTCAGGTCCAGGCAGCGCAGCAGGCGGGGTTCAGCCGGGCGATGTGCTCGGACCACTTCGCCCCGTTCGGCCCCGAGCAGGGCGAGTCCGGGTTCGCGTGGTCCTGGCTGGGCGCCGCACTGGCCAGCACCGACCTGCCGTTCGGTGTGGTCAACGCACCGGGCCAGCGGTACCACCCGGCGATCATCGCCCAGGCCGCAGCCACCCTGGCCGAGATGTTCCCGGACCGGTTCTGGATGGCGGTCGGCAGCGGGGAACTGGTCAACGAGCACATCACCGGCGAACGGTGGCCGGCCAAGGACGAGCGCAACGCCCGCCTGCTCGAATCGGTGCAGATCATGCGGGCCCTGTTCGCGGGCGAGACGGTCAGCCACCGGGGCCTGGTCACCGTCGACCGGGCGAGACTCTGGACGCTGCCGGCGTCACCCCCGGCGATCTTCGGTGCGGCGGTCACCCCGGAGACCGCCCGGTGGGTCGGCTCCTGGGCCGACGGACTGATCACCGTGAACCGGCCGGTGGAACAGCTCCGACCGGTGATCGAGGCATACCGCGAGGGCGGTGGCGCGGGCAAGCCGGTCAAGTTGCAGGTGCACCTGTGCTGGGACCGGGACGAGGAGAAGGCACTGCGGATCGCGCACGAGCAGTGGCGTACCGGGATCCTCGGCAGTGACGTGGCCTGGGATCTGGCCATGCCGGCCGAGTTCGCCCGCGCCACCGCGTACGTCCGCCCCGACGACATGCGCGAACACGTCCTGATCTCGAACGACCCCGCCCGCCACACCCACTGGCTGAACGAGTACGCCGACCTCGGCTTCGACGAGATCTACCTGCACCACGTAGGCCTCGACCAACGCGACTTCCTCGAGACCTTCGCCACCCACGTCCTTCCCGACCTCACCTGA
- a CDS encoding BTAD domain-containing putative transcriptional regulator has protein sequence MEFRLLGPFEARHDGHPVDIGSRRQERCILAVLLLDTGRVVSTDRLIDLLWNGRPPVSFRSAVHTYIGRLRAALTPYRVRIITRGDGYLVEAEGHRVDVAEFTRLTSLAGTTTDLGERVRLLDRALSLWRGPLLADTADDELRERLDGPIEELRLTGIESRAQAQLALGQHTLVVGDLTPLVDRFPTREQLVATLMTALYRASRQADALLLYRTTRQRLVDDLGVEPGPKLREVHQRILLDDRRLDRPGRPAYEVRVRDEALPWNVGGHPALEFCNTFAGWGQEPPLPGSEWLRAYRTVAVWAGYVGLLDDVEVSRLVELARRDPGTAATVLDEVRALRTRLYACLTDPDDRRAFDAVARSAEAAAKTLVFGRDVDGVGRWRPAAAAGLRSPLYAVAWSAAELLADPRRLTIRMCPDPRCGWLFLDETGLRRWCSLAACGPSVPTVPCRPARQSNGDRSGFGTSAKWAPGW, from the coding sequence ATGGAATTCCGACTGCTCGGCCCGTTCGAAGCCCGCCACGACGGTCACCCCGTCGACATCGGCAGCCGTCGCCAGGAGCGGTGCATCCTCGCCGTCCTCCTGCTCGACACGGGCCGCGTGGTCAGCACCGACCGGCTCATCGACCTGCTGTGGAACGGGCGCCCGCCGGTGTCGTTCCGCAGCGCTGTGCACACGTACATCGGTCGGCTCCGGGCGGCACTGACCCCGTACCGGGTACGGATCATCACGCGCGGGGACGGCTACCTGGTGGAGGCGGAGGGGCACCGGGTCGACGTGGCGGAGTTCACCCGGCTCACCTCCCTGGCCGGCACGACCACCGACCTGGGTGAACGTGTACGGCTGCTCGACCGGGCGTTGTCGCTCTGGCGTGGACCGCTGCTCGCCGACACCGCCGACGACGAACTCCGGGAACGGCTGGACGGCCCGATCGAGGAACTCCGGCTGACCGGCATCGAGTCGCGGGCGCAGGCCCAGCTCGCCCTGGGACAGCACACCCTCGTGGTCGGCGACCTGACCCCGCTGGTCGACCGGTTCCCGACCCGGGAACAGCTCGTCGCGACCCTGATGACCGCCCTGTACCGGGCCTCCCGCCAGGCCGACGCGCTGCTGCTCTACCGGACGACCCGGCAACGACTGGTGGACGACCTCGGAGTCGAACCGGGGCCGAAGCTGCGGGAGGTGCACCAACGGATCCTGCTCGACGACCGCCGACTCGACCGACCCGGTCGGCCCGCGTACGAGGTGCGGGTGCGCGACGAAGCCCTGCCGTGGAACGTGGGCGGGCATCCGGCGTTGGAGTTCTGCAACACGTTCGCCGGTTGGGGACAGGAGCCGCCGCTGCCCGGTTCGGAATGGCTGCGCGCGTACCGGACCGTGGCGGTCTGGGCCGGGTACGTCGGACTTCTCGACGACGTCGAGGTGAGCCGGCTGGTCGAACTCGCCCGACGGGACCCCGGTACGGCAGCCACCGTGCTCGACGAGGTTCGCGCACTGCGTACCCGGTTGTATGCCTGCCTGACCGACCCCGACGACCGGCGGGCGTTCGACGCGGTGGCCCGGTCCGCGGAGGCCGCCGCGAAAACGCTGGTCTTCGGGCGCGACGTGGACGGCGTCGGGCGGTGGCGCCCGGCCGCCGCCGCGGGCCTGCGATCACCCCTGTACGCGGTCGCGTGGAGCGCCGCCGAACTGCTGGCCGATCCGCGCCGGCTCACCATCCGGATGTGCCCCGACCCGCGCTGCGGCTGGCTGTTCCTCGACGAGACCGGGCTGCGCCGGTGGTGCAGCCTCGCGGCCTGCGGCCCGTCGGTGCCGACCGTCCCCTGCCGTCCCGCCCGGCAGAGCAACGGCGACCGGTCGGGTTTCGGGACCTCCGCGAAGTGGGCACCTGGTTGGTGA